One Polaribacter reichenbachii genomic window, AAGAGAAAAGGCAATTCTCGATAAAAAATATGCCATTAATACTACAGAAATTAAAGTTCTAAATGGCGACTTTTATCAACTAGAAACTGGTAAAGAATTTATAAATCCCACTCATTTTTATAGTAATGATATTGATTTATTTGGGAAAGGTTCTTTTTTTCAATACACAAACAGAACAGCTACTTTTGATGGTAAAAAAGCTTTGGCAAATCTGTTTACAGATAATAATATTGATGCTATTCTAGCCAAGCAAAATGCAATTAAAGAGCTTTCTGACAAAGTAAATTGGAGGCAACATTTTTCTGCTTTAGCAAGTTTGGTAACCGTTAAAAGTACCTCTAGATCAATTGTTAGTTGGTTAGGAGATTACACTTCAGTTTTTCCAAAATATTTAGCTAACATTCAAATAGGGTTTTCTGTAATTTCTTTATTGTTAATAGGTTTCGTTTCTTTTGGTTTTTTATCATTTTCGTTTTTAACAGCTTGGTTTTTTATAGGACTTTTTGTTACAGGAAGATTTCTGAAAAAAACTAGTAATTTATATGCAGAAACAGACAAAGCAAGAGAAACTTTTAAGCAATATCATCAATTACTAAATGAAATTGAGACAGAATCTTTTACAGCTAAAAACTTATTAGAGAAACAAATAGTTATTCAATCTGAAAACAAAAAAGCATCAAAAATATTTAAAGAATTTGCTAAGATTTTAGATGCTTTTGATAATAGAAACAACATTGTTATTGCTGTTTTAGGAAACGGACTTTTTCTTTGGGATATTTTAAATGCTTGTAAAGTAGAAAAGTGGATTGCCAATTACAAACACACAGTAGAAAATTGGTTTGAGGTTGTTGCTTATTTTGATGCGCAAAACTCAATGGCAAATTTTAAATTCAATCATCCAAAATTTGTGTTTCCAGAAATTTCATCAGAAAAAGAAATTATAAAATCTACTAATTTAGGGCATCCATTATTAAATGTAGATAAAAGAGTTGATAATGATTTTATAATTGATGATGAGCAGTTTTTTATTGTAACTGGAGCAAATATGGCTGGTAAAAGTACTTTTTTAAGAACGGTTTCTTTATCAATAGTTATGGCAAATTGTGGCTTACCTGTTTGTGCAGAAAAGTTTAAATATCATCCTATAAAATTGATTACAAGTATGCGCACTTCTGATTCTTTAACAGATGATGAATCTTATTTTTATTCAGAATTAAAGCGTTTAAAGTTTATTGTAGATCAAATTAAAACAGAAAAATATTTTATCATTTTAGATGAAATTTTAAAAGGTACAAATAGTAAAGACAAGGCTACAGGTTCTAAAAAGTTTGTTGAGAAATTAACAAAATCTAAATCAACAGGAATTATAGCAACTCACGATGTTAGTTTGTGCGAATTAGAAAATGAGTTTTCGGGAATCAAAAATTACTATTTTGATGCAGAAATAATCAATGATGAATTGCATTTTGATTATACTATAAAAAATGGTGTTTGTAAAAATATGAACGCCTCTTTTTTATTGCAAAAAATGGAAATTGTTTAGTTTTTTTAGAAACAGAAGAAAAAAGAGGCAAGAACCTAGACTAAAAATAAGATAGAGTTGAGTAATAAGTTAAATAGGCTTTTCCCACTCTAAACTTTCTACCAATTTTAAGATGTCTTCTTTAATATAAGCAACTGCTGGTAAAATGGAATCGTAATTTGGTTTTGCGTAGAAATATAAAGATCCTTTTATAAAGTTATTAGTACTATCTGTTACGTGAAATTGTAGGTGAGAAGCTGCGTTTCCTGTAATCTCATACAAACTACCAAAAGTTCTTTTTTCTGTGTTTACAAAGTCTTTAGGTATAATTTGTTCTGCTTTAACAGCATGCTTAAAAACTAGTTTTTCAGCTTCTGTAAGTAATTCTTTTAAATTATTTTTTACAGGTCTGTAAGTAATATCTATGGAAGCTTTTAAATTTGGATATTTAATTTTTAACCAATTATTTTTATCATCAATTATGGTTGTGCTTTTTAAAATATCAAAAGAATAAGGTCTAGAAATAGATAGTTTTTCATACTTTTTTGCAGGATATTCTAAACTCAAGTAAGCCTTAGGCTTTGGCAAAACATCATCGTTACAAGAAATGAAAAAAAGTAAAGTTAAAAGTAGAAAAATATTACGCATTTCTAGTTGCTTTTATTTGTTTGATGCGTTTTTTGTCTAACGCTTCTATGGTAAACGTATAATTCTTGAAGTTTATTTTCTCTCCTTTTTTAGGAAATTTTCCAGAAACTTCTAAAATAAAACCAGCCAATGTTTCACTTTCACCCTTTTCTTCTTCAAAAATAGCTTCGTCTTCATCATCTAAAACTCTACAAAAATCTTTAATTGTGGTTTTACCTTCAAAGATATAGTTGTTTTCATCGATCTTAGAATATTGTAAATCATCGTCATCAAATTCATCATTTATATCACCTACAATTTCTTCAATAACATCTTCTAAAGTAACCAAACCACTAGTTCCTCCATATTCATCAACCACAATTGCTAAGTGATTTTTACGATCTCTAAAATCATCTAGCAAGTCATCTAATTTTTTGTTTTCTGGCACAAAAAAAGCTTCACGTACTAAATCTTGCCATTTAAAAGTTTTCTTATTTAAGTGCGCTAATAAATCTTTTGCATACAAAACACCAACTATATTATCGATGTTTTCTTTATAAACAGGATTTCTAGAATAACCGTTTTCGAGAATCTTATTTAAAACAACTTCGTAAGATTCATCATCAGAAAGTGCAAAAATATCTATTCTAGGTTTCATAATTTGCACAGTTTCTGTGTTCCCAAAATTTACGATTCCCTCTAAAATTTTTTGTTCATCTTTTGTGGTTGCACCATCAGAAGTAAGTTCTAAAGCTTGCGATAAAGTTTCTACAGAAAAATTAGAATTTTTATTACCTAATTTCTTTTCAATAAACTTAGTTAATGTAATTAACGGTAAGCTAAAAGGAGTTAAAATAACATTTACTCCGTTAATAAATTTTGCCATTAATTTAGAAAATTTTAATGCATTTCTAGAAGCGTAAACTTTTGGTAAAACCTCACCAAATAAGAGTATTAAAAAAGTTACTAAAACAATTTCTATTAAAAAACGAACAGGAATTTCAAATAAAATTAGGTTTAATTGATAATCAAAATCAGCAAATATTGTTTCTGCTAAAGAGGCAAATAAGAGTACAATTAAAATATTTATAAAATTATTGGTAATTAAAATTGTTGCCAATAATTTTCTCGGTTTTTCTAATAAATCTACAATAATGTTTTGCTCTTTGCCTTCGTTAGAAAGCGAATCTAAATCCGTTTGAGAAAGCGAAAAGAAGGCAACTTCTGTACCCGAAATTAATGCGGAACTAATAAAAAGAAAGATTAATGCAAGAATATTTAGACCTACAATAAAATCTATAGAAGTAAATAATAAGAGTAATAAAGGTTCAGGATCTGGGTCCAAATTTAAATATTTTGGTTAATTAAAAAGGTAAATCATCATTTTCTTCTGGTGCAACTGTTTTAGTTTCTGGAGAAGAAGTTGGTTGGTTTTGCTGAAGATTATTAGGGTTTACAGTATTCTTTTTGGTAGACAACATCGTCATTTCATTTACATGTACTTCTGTAGAGTAGCGTTTTACACCATCTTGTTCCCATTGTCGGTTTTTTAATTTACCCTCAACATAAACTTTATCTCCTTTACCAATGTATTTTTCACAAACTTTAGCCAAGCCATTTCTAACAACAATATTATGCCAATCTGTATTTGTAATTTTTTCTCCAGTTTGTTTATTGGTGTAACTTTCTGATGTTGCAATAGGAAAACGACCTACACAATTTTGATCATCGAAATAATGCATTTTTACTTCATCACCTAAATTACCAATTAAAATTACCTTATTTATTGTACCTGCTGCCATAACTTGTTTCTATCTATATCAAAAATACTAAAAATATCAATACTTTTTAGGTTGATACTCTTTTAAAAAATTTGCAATTAAAACAGGAACAGGATATTTTTCTATATCAGACCAATTTATTTTTGCTTCGGATGAATATTCTGTTTCCACAATCCAGAATTGCGTGTATAAATGCTGATGAGATAATTTATGAACAATCTCTTTTTTATTAAAAAGTGAAATTGTGGTTTCATCAGGAAAAAGTGCTATAAATTCATCAGAAGAAATTAACTCATTTTTATTGATGTTTTTATCGCTCTCAATTAATGGGAATTGATACAAGCCTTGCCAAATTCCTTTTCCTTTTCTTTCGGATAAAATGGTTTTATTATCCTTAGTTTTTATCACCAGAAAATTAAAATAACGATTCCTAACTTTTATTTTTTTCTCTTTTACAGGTAAAGTTTCTATTAAGTTTTTTTGAAGTGCAACACAACTATCAGTAAAAGGACAAAACATACACAATGGTTTTTTAGGTTTACATTGTATTGCCCCAAAATCCATAATAGCTTGATTAAAAGTGCCAGGTTGTGATTCGTCTATTAAAGTTTGCGCTAATTTTTTAAACTCTTTTATACCTGCAGATGAATTAATAGGAGTATCTATACCAAAATATCTAGATAAAACACGATACACATTACCATCTACAACTGCTGTGGGTTCATCAAAACAAATGGAAGCAATTGCAGAAGCAGTGTAATCTCCAATTCCTTTTAATTTTATAATTTCTTTAAATGTTGATGGAAACTCGCCATTAAATTCATTTGCAATTTGTTTTGCAGTAAAATGTAAATTTCGAGCTCTTGAATAATAACCTAAACCTTGCCACATTTTTAAAACGGTACTTTCATCTGCTTTTGCAAGGTCGAAAACAGTAGGAAAAGTTGAGGTAAATTTTAAGTAATAAGACAAACCTTGAGCAACTCTTGTTTGTTGTAGCATAATTTCTGATAACCAAATATAATATGGATTTTTAGTTTTGCGCCAGGGCAATTCTCTGCTGTTTTGTAAGTACCAGTAAATTAAAGTGTTAGAAAAATTCATGAATTAAAAATAGAAATGCAATATTACATTTTAAAATTCACATAATTTTAGGTGTTTAAATTTTTGGAATTGATTAATTATCATATATTTGCATCCGCATTTTTGAAAGTAAATTAATAAAAATATAATAAAAGTAGAGACATGACGAAAGCAGATATCGTATCAAAAATTTCAGATAAATCAGGAATTGAAAAGACAGATGTTTTAGCAACTGTAGAGGCATTTATGACTGAGGTTAAAGACGCTTTAGAAAACGGAGATAATGTATATTTAAGAGGTTTTGGTAGTTTTATTATCAAAACAAGAGCAGAAAAAACTGGTAGAAATATTTCTAAAAATACAACTATTAAGATTCCAGCTCACAACATTCCAGCTTTTAAACCAGCAAAAACTTTTACTGAAGGAGTAAAAAATAAAGTAGCTGTTAAATAACAAAATACTAATCTAAACCTTAATTGGTTTATAAACATCAGAACATTATGCCAAGTGGTAAAAAAAGAAAGAGAGCAAAAATCTCTACACACAAAAGAAAGAAAAGAGCTAGAGCAAATAGACACAAGAAAAAGTAAGCGTATGCTTACTTTTTCGTTTATAGTTTAGCGAAAATAATTACAAGTTCATTGACATCGAGGTTACACAAACCTCAAATGGTATTACAAATACCTGACAATATTAATCCATCTGCACAATGATGTGCAGTGTTAAAACCAGTTCAGTATGAAAACAGAATTAATAATTCGTTCAAATTCATCTGATATTGATTTTGCCTTATTAAGAGATGGAAAACTTATTGAATTAAATAATGAAACAACTGATAATAAATTTTCTGTTGGCGATATCTTTTTGGCCAAAATAGGAAAAGTGTTAACAGGTTTAAATGCATCGTTTGTAAATGTTGGCTATCCAAAAGATGGTTTTTTACATTATCATGATTTGGGTGCACAAGTAAACTCATTAAATTCGTTCATTAAGAAAGTAAGCACAGGTAAGTATAAAGATTTCACTTTAAAAAACTTTCGAAAGGAAGTTGACATTAACAAAGACGGTAGTATTAAAGATGTACTTAAAACAGGGCAAAATCTGTTAGTACAAATAGTAAAAGAACCAATTTCAACAAAAGGACCTAGATTAAGTTCAGAGCTTTCTATAGCTGGTAGATTCTTAGTTTTAGTCCCTTTTTCTAATAGAGTTTCTGTATCTCAAAAAATAGCAGATCCTAAAGAAAAAGAACGTTTAAAAAGGTTGGCAAAAAGTATTAAGCCTAAAGGTTTTGGAGTAATTTTAAGAACTGTAGCCGAAGGTAAAATGGTTGCAGAATTAGATAAAGACTTGCAAAACTCTTTAGAGCGTTGGAAAACAATGTGTAAAAGAATACCTAACACAAACACACCAACAAAAATTTTAAGTGAGTTAAACAGAGCATCTTCTATTTTAAGAGATGTTATGAATGAAACCTTTACAAACATTGTAACAAATGATGAAACTTTGAAAGTAGAAATTAAGGAGTATTTACAAGAAATTTATCCTGAAAAGGAAAAAATTGTAAAACTACATAGATCTACAACTCCTATTTTTGAAAAATACGGAATTGAAAGACAAATTAAAACATCGTTTGGAAAAACTGTTTCTATGAGTAAAGGTGCTTATTTAGTTATAGAGCACACAGAGGCTTTACACGTTATTGATGTAAATAGCGGAAATCGTTCTAATAAAGCTGGTTCTCAAGAAGATACTGCATTAGAAGTAAATTTAATTTCAGCCACAGAAATTGCACGTCAATTACAATTGCGTGATATGGGTGGTATTATTGTTGTTGATTTTATTGATATGCACAAAGCTGAAAACAGAAATAAGCTGTATCAGCACTTAAAAGAGCAAATGGCTTTAGATAGAACAAAACACAAAATTTTACCTCCAAGTAAATTTGGGTTAGTGCAAATTACAAGACAAAGGGTTAGACCTGAGTTAAGTATAAAAACTACCGAAGACAATCCTAATTTAGATGGACAAGTAGAAGCTCCTATTGTTTTGTTAGACAAAATTGAGGCTGATTTAGAAAAACTTATCTTTAAACTAGAAAGTAATAAATCAACAAATAAAAAGATACAATTACATATTCATCCTTTTATTGCTGCTTATTTAACAAAAGGAGTAAATTCAATTCGTTTTAAATGGTATTTAAAACACAAAAAGTGGATTACAATTATACCTAGAGATGCTTACACATATTTATATTATAGATTTACAACTGTAAAAGAGTAAACTATATATATTAAGGCAATAATTTTTTATCAAAAAACCCCGCAATTTTTAATTGCGGGGTTTTTCTATTTTATAGATTAAGCAAAGTTTAAGACCAAGGTTCTTTGTTAACTTCTAATTGTTTTTGGCTTGTTAAAATAGCTTTCTGGTTTTGCTCAGTTTCGCCAATTTTTAAACAAGAATAAAGTAAAAAACAAATTTCTAAATCTTTTTTATCTAATAATAAGAGTTTTATGGTGTCTTTGTAATCTGAATCAGAAAAAGATGCATCGAATTCTGCAATTTTAATTTCGTTTTTATAAATAGAAATTTTCTTTTTAAAATGTATATCTAGCTCATATGTAATCTGATTTATAGATATCGAATAAACCGTTTTTCTATTGTTTTGAGAGATTAGTTTGGTAATT contains:
- a CDS encoding MutS-related protein, coding for MKNPLEFYNQRKEELASKSAKLKTKLINLAVFRLIVFLITAFLVYLTFGKYPDVFIIAFLGISLFSFLVIKNINLKREKAILDKKYAINTTEIKVLNGDFYQLETGKEFINPTHFYSNDIDLFGKGSFFQYTNRTATFDGKKALANLFTDNNIDAILAKQNAIKELSDKVNWRQHFSALASLVTVKSTSRSIVSWLGDYTSVFPKYLANIQIGFSVISLLLIGFVSFGFLSFSFLTAWFFIGLFVTGRFLKKTSNLYAETDKARETFKQYHQLLNEIETESFTAKNLLEKQIVIQSENKKASKIFKEFAKILDAFDNRNNIVIAVLGNGLFLWDILNACKVEKWIANYKHTVENWFEVVAYFDAQNSMANFKFNHPKFVFPEISSEKEIIKSTNLGHPLLNVDKRVDNDFIIDDEQFFIVTGANMAGKSTFLRTVSLSIVMANCGLPVCAEKFKYHPIKLITSMRTSDSLTDDESYFYSELKRLKFIVDQIKTEKYFIILDEILKGTNSKDKATGSKKFVEKLTKSKSTGIIATHDVSLCELENEFSGIKNYYFDAEIINDELHFDYTIKNGVCKNMNASFLLQKMEIV
- a CDS encoding HU family DNA-binding protein codes for the protein MTKADIVSKISDKSGIEKTDVLATVEAFMTEVKDALENGDNVYLRGFGSFIIKTRAEKTGRNISKNTTIKIPAHNIPAFKPAKTFTEGVKNKVAVK
- the mutY gene encoding A/G-specific adenine glycosylase — translated: MNFSNTLIYWYLQNSRELPWRKTKNPYYIWLSEIMLQQTRVAQGLSYYLKFTSTFPTVFDLAKADESTVLKMWQGLGYYSRARNLHFTAKQIANEFNGEFPSTFKEIIKLKGIGDYTASAIASICFDEPTAVVDGNVYRVLSRYFGIDTPINSSAGIKEFKKLAQTLIDESQPGTFNQAIMDFGAIQCKPKKPLCMFCPFTDSCVALQKNLIETLPVKEKKIKVRNRYFNFLVIKTKDNKTILSERKGKGIWQGLYQFPLIESDKNINKNELISSDEFIALFPDETTISLFNKKEIVHKLSHQHLYTQFWIVETEYSSEAKINWSDIEKYPVPVLIANFLKEYQPKKY
- a CDS encoding single-stranded DNA-binding protein — its product is MAAGTINKVILIGNLGDEVKMHYFDDQNCVGRFPIATSESYTNKQTGEKITNTDWHNIVVRNGLAKVCEKYIGKGDKVYVEGKLKNRQWEQDGVKRYSTEVHVNEMTMLSTKKNTVNPNNLQQNQPTSSPETKTVAPEENDDLPF
- a CDS encoding Rne/Rng family ribonuclease, with amino-acid sequence MKTELIIRSNSSDIDFALLRDGKLIELNNETTDNKFSVGDIFLAKIGKVLTGLNASFVNVGYPKDGFLHYHDLGAQVNSLNSFIKKVSTGKYKDFTLKNFRKEVDINKDGSIKDVLKTGQNLLVQIVKEPISTKGPRLSSELSIAGRFLVLVPFSNRVSVSQKIADPKEKERLKRLAKSIKPKGFGVILRTVAEGKMVAELDKDLQNSLERWKTMCKRIPNTNTPTKILSELNRASSILRDVMNETFTNIVTNDETLKVEIKEYLQEIYPEKEKIVKLHRSTTPIFEKYGIERQIKTSFGKTVSMSKGAYLVIEHTEALHVIDVNSGNRSNKAGSQEDTALEVNLISATEIARQLQLRDMGGIIVVDFIDMHKAENRNKLYQHLKEQMALDRTKHKILPPSKFGLVQITRQRVRPELSIKTTEDNPNLDGQVEAPIVLLDKIEADLEKLIFKLESNKSTNKKIQLHIHPFIAAYLTKGVNSIRFKWYLKHKKWITIIPRDAYTYLYYRFTTVKE
- the gldD gene encoding gliding motility lipoprotein GldD; the encoded protein is MRNIFLLLTLLFFISCNDDVLPKPKAYLSLEYPAKKYEKLSISRPYSFDILKSTTIIDDKNNWLKIKYPNLKASIDITYRPVKNNLKELLTEAEKLVFKHAVKAEQIIPKDFVNTEKRTFGSLYEITGNAASHLQFHVTDSTNNFIKGSLYFYAKPNYDSILPAVAYIKEDILKLVESLEWEKPI
- the gldE gene encoding gliding motility-associated protein GldE — its product is MDPDPEPLLLLLFTSIDFIVGLNILALIFLFISSALISGTEVAFFSLSQTDLDSLSNEGKEQNIIVDLLEKPRKLLATILITNNFINILIVLLFASLAETIFADFDYQLNLILFEIPVRFLIEIVLVTFLILLFGEVLPKVYASRNALKFSKLMAKFINGVNVILTPFSLPLITLTKFIEKKLGNKNSNFSVETLSQALELTSDGATTKDEQKILEGIVNFGNTETVQIMKPRIDIFALSDDESYEVVLNKILENGYSRNPVYKENIDNIVGVLYAKDLLAHLNKKTFKWQDLVREAFFVPENKKLDDLLDDFRDRKNHLAIVVDEYGGTSGLVTLEDVIEEIVGDINDEFDDDDLQYSKIDENNYIFEGKTTIKDFCRVLDDEDEAIFEEEKGESETLAGFILEVSGKFPKKGEKINFKNYTFTIEALDKKRIKQIKATRNA